gaaacgccaaccggatgcttcacatttatatatTCGGTGAAATATCTCCTCGTTGTTCCATCTGTGTCTACTGTGGTTCGACCTTCTGCAGTCGGTGAGTGTCGAAAGGAGTGCTAGCTAAGAATTGTCCGTtacaaatcctttttaatccttcgTTAAAACAACACGTAGAACAATACAAGCGAGGGTTATATATTGTACGGATTATTGTGTACATTGGTCTGTCATTATTATTGTTGTATCGTTGTGCATTTACAAACCGATTGACCATATCTGTAATGTCTTCGCAGAAAGACCCGGGCTTCAATCAAATTTGACCGACCAGGTTAAAACAGACTAAAATTGAAAATGTACGCCTGCGCTAAGTTCGTCTCCACGCCGGCTCTGGTGAGTTATTTTCATCAATCTGTTTAATCCATGTTTATTTTACATCTGAATTCATATTCTCCGGCTGTGTTCGTATGGGCCTGTGTTGAACTGTCTGACAAGGGTATtggctaacgttaactagtttAACGTTTATGACTATGTAAGTGACACTATTTTTAGTTTCCTAGCTGTTTGCACATTCGATACTCTACGCCGGAACTAGCTATCCGGCTTTTTAGCTATagactaacgttagttagctatgAATAAAGGTCAACATGACACTTGGCTTGCTTCAGCATCCAAGTCTATCTGTAACGTTACCTAGCTTGTGACATAGCTACGCTAGTTAACCCTCTGGCCTGCTTTTCTttctttgtctttgtgtgtttggggCTCTCTGTCCAAGGTCATGTTTTACTTGACTAGAAACATTTACATGTTCAGGTAAAACATGTTTAACAGGTTGTTTTACTGGTAACGTAACGGTTTGACATTAGCTTGTGCAAAGTGCACTCAGCAGGTTAGTGTTTTAGCCTTGTAACGTTACTGTTACCAGGTGGCGTTGAGGAGCGAATCTTATATACTTTTTGATGACTAAGCTGGGAAAGCAGCTATGATGTTGGAATTAACGAATTGTAATGTGTTGTTGGTATGCATGTCTTGGTACAGCTCTATGATGTTCCACGATGACAGTGGCTAGCTACTGTCAAGGTGCCTGCCACAGGCCAAGGTGCACTTGTTCCGcctttcacggtgggaaccataaCACTTAGGCGTTTACTTGTCTTGAACTTTGAACCGCCGTGTGCACTTCATCTGTCATTTTATTTATTGCCTTCAAGATCTTCTGTGTGTGTACCCTCAGGCAAAaatatttgtgcatttttatttcACTCAGTTCTGTCCTTGTCCCCTGGTGCAGGTCCGTGCTGGCTCCCGGACTCTTTACAGACCATTGTCTGCCTGTATGGTGTCCAGGCCCGAGGTCAACACCGAGGTGAGGAAAGACTCTTCTTGCAGTAGGTTTTATGCTCTTCACTGTCGAATATAATGCAATGTTTTCAAGCCCCCTAATGGCCATTGATGTAGGAAGTTTTCAAGCCCCCTAATGGCCATTGATGTAGGACGTTTTCAAGCCCCCTAATGGCCATTGATGTAGGACGTTTTCAAGCCCCCTAATGGTCATTGATGTAGGATGTTTTCAAACCCCCTAATGGTCATTGATGTAGGACGTTTTCAAGCCCCCTAATGGTCATTGATGTAGGATGTTTTCAAGCCCCCTAATGGACATTGATGTAGGAAGTTTTCAAGCCCCCTAATGGACATTGATGTAGGAAGTGCTTTTATCTATCATTAAAAAGAGGCTTGCTTTGTTTTTCAGAACAATGTAGCCCTCATGCCACAGAGCCCCTTCACCCAAGTAGCACTGAGAGGCTTCCAGACCAGTGCTGTGAGCAGGGACATCGACACAGCCGCTAAGTTCATTGGTGCTGGAGCAGCCACGGTCGGAGTGGCTGGATCCGGTGCTGGAATTGGGACAGTGTTTGGCAGTCTCATTATTGGATATGCCAGGTAAGTACACATCTACAAATGGATGCCTAGATATGTGCTTGTCAATGTCAGCtttcagaagaagaaaaaaaaactatgaTTTTAAAAGCTGACTTTTACATAGAAATGTGTTGTGTTTTTCAGGAACCCATCTCTGAAGCAGCAGCTGTTCTCCTATGCTATCCTGGGATTCGCCCTGTCTGAAGCCATGGGTCTATTCTGTTTGATGGTTGCCTTCTTAATCTTGTTTGCTATGTAACAAATCTATTGTTCATAGAAACACTGTAATTACTGATGTGACTCCATATTTTATTGTGGTTACCAAAAAAATGTTCTGTGTTGGTATCATGGAAATTTATATTTTCAAAGtctaaataacaaaaacatgttttgtaAAAATGTAAGAAATTACATAATTAAAATGCATGTATTTGACTATTTAACATATGGCAGTATGTTTTCTGTTGGGAATTATGTTTCACCACAATCAAGAAGACAACTAGCTTCTATTGAATGTCAGCATGGGATTATACAAAGGAACTGCTTAACTTACTGTAAATCAGTCTGGCACATTTTCCAATGCATCATATGTTCGCTTCTGTGGGTCCACATTGATGCTTTTGTTGGTTCAAGTGCAGTTCTATAGAAGTATGTAAGTAGGCAGCAAGTGAACGCTTGCTTTTGTAAATGGCATTAAATAAATCTAGACAATTTGATGGTGCTAAATAGTGGTCACTGGTCCAGTTTATTTGGGATACTCTGAATGAACATGCGTAGTCTGTCAAAAAGCCTGCAGGTCTTGATATGATTCCCTTGATAATTTTACAATATTTGTTTTGGTTTGGTTAAGCTTGGATAATATTGGCTAATTACTTAGAAATATATTTTAGAGCTTTAAGACGCCTGAGAACACCAGATCCAAAATATTGCCAAATTGGATGGGCCCAGAGGAAATTCATCCATAGTGTCTTTGATGCAACGATTTCTGAAGATAATTCCAATACTCTCATACATGCCGTGTAGTTTCTGGAGATGGGTCACCCTTCATACCCCGGCTCCTGGTTGTCACATTTTCAAGACCCAGGGTTATGTTCAGTCGGCACAGAACAGAAAACATTTAACTGAGGATGGTACTACTTGATCTCATCCAAAAAGATTTCTCCTTTTTGCTTTCATTTTGGACAATTTTGCATTTGGTATTTACCTGGGTTCATTCCTCCATCCCACAGATGATAACATTCACCTTTTGTATGTAGGAGACTTCTGTAATAAATTCTCACTGTTCTGGTGGGATTCATTTCCCACTGCCTTCTCCCCTTGTTCACCTGGACTCCCATGTCGATCGTTCCTTTGCTGACCTAGCACTTTATTCAAGATTAGATCCTCTAATAATCTGGACGCTTGTGTGCTTTATATGAAATGTTATGTTTCATTGTGGTTGTTTGGCATTGGCCTAGCATACTGCATGCACCAAATCTCTGCTGTCATATCCACATAAGGTCGTTGGAATTATCACAGCATCTATTCTCATGACTAGCTATAAAGATAATTGAAATTGAcaatattctaaaatgtattgtcaACCGATTTCTCTTCATTTCTATAAAATTGCGGTTGCTATCTGTACGGCGGAGATGCTGCTCTCGCGAGAGTTGCACAGACGAGGGATTTCGATACGAAGGGTTGCGCTGGTGGGTAAGTGTGCACGAGCTCAAGGAGATTGTACACAAAGATATCGCACGTGTACCGATTTCTTGGCATTAGTGGGGATTTAAGTGTTAAGAAAAACGAGTCTGATAAATGCACATCCTTCATGTATTAACATTAGTAAATATAGTTAATATGGCGACCGTACTATGCTTGCAGATGTTAAGTTACTCTGACCGAAGGCGGTGTGGATAGGACGAGCAAGCAAGCTAGTTTGTGATGCGGAGGAGTGGTGTGTAAACAAAACCATCGCACATTGTTTTGGAAGAATGCgctgaattattattttttgaacaATTCTAAGTAATTGGGTTTCAACTTTTTCTTCTGAATAAACGCACTATGACGTCGAGTGTCATCTTTCACAATTCGAGTTTCCACTAACCATTTtgataagattttttttttcttcctctaaCCCCAACAATATTCTCACTCCTGATTGGAAAAGACCATGCATTTACAAGAGGCAGTTGCCAACTTGCCATCAATAAGCTTTGTCTCCAAGATAAAATATTTGAAAGAGCCTATAAGGTGAGGAACATTAATCTGGAATGTTCTACCTACTAAAGTacaaatcatatatatatatatatatattctttattCCGGGTGTAAAAGGAATTCCTAAATAATGAGTGATGACAAACCGTTCTTATGTTCTGCTCCTGGATGTGGTCAGGTATGTTTTAAAAGTCCCTGTGGTTTGCTTTGTGGTTATATGTGTAATGTGTAAAGTATATATTTATCATCTTTTCATAGCGATTTACAAATGAAGACCATTTGGCTGTCCACGAACACAAACATGAGATGACACTAAAGTTTGGTCCAGCAAGAGGCAACGGTGTCATACTAGCCGGTGAGCACTACAAGGGGTTTCAAACCAATTACTAAGTGACTGGTGGAtaaagtacccagttgtcatacttgagtaaaagtaaagataccttaatagaaagtcacccagtaaaatactacttgaggagAAGCcgaaaagtatttggtttgaaatatacttaagtatgaaaagtaaaagtataaataatttaaaattccttatattaagcaaagcagatggtaccatttttttttatatatattttttaatttatggatagacaggggcacaccaacactcagacaatatttacaaaatatgcatttgtgtttaatgagtccacTAGAccataggcagtagggatgaccaggtgtTCTCTTGATAGGTCCATGACTTTCAcaatgttcctgtcctgctaagcattcaaaatgtaatgagtactttgggTTGTCACGGAAAATCTATGGAGTGAACAGTACCATCTTTTcgtcaggaatgtagtgaagtaaaagttgtcaaaatagtaaagtacagattccctcaaactacttaagtagaacttaaaatatttttttt
This is a stretch of genomic DNA from Oncorhynchus clarkii lewisi isolate Uvic-CL-2024 unplaced genomic scaffold, UVic_Ocla_1.0 unplaced_contig_12836_pilon_pilon, whole genome shotgun sequence. It encodes these proteins:
- the LOC139404750 gene encoding ATP synthase F(0) complex subunit C2, mitochondrial-like codes for the protein MYACAKFVSTPALVRAGSRTLYRPLSACMVSRPEVNTENNVALMPQSPFTQVALRGFQTSAVSRDIDTAAKFIGAGAATVGVAGSGAGIGTVFGSLIIGYARNPSLKQQLFSYAILGFALSEAMGLFCLMVAFLILFAM